In Terriglobales bacterium, a genomic segment contains:
- a CDS encoding glycoside hydrolase family 31 protein, with amino-acid sequence MTKRAGTFLLFLLLPALLVPPAVAQETVRASRVTGVRVLPNGVEVASGRARLRVVAVGDAAIRVRLAPEGVFPKERSWAVLPEALASDVRVNVAQSRDAVEFATSRVRVRVTRAPLRVVFLDPDGKTVLEDSPSRPISWGPWGFRVWKTMPEDEHYFGLGEKAGALDRRNQAFTMWNTDAFGWQESTDPLYKSIPFFLAMRQGKAYGLFLDNTWRTSFDFGKESRDAYSFGSDGGELDYFFFYGPHPKQVVQEFAALTGRTPLPPLWALGYQQCRYSYFPEARVREIARTFREKKIPADVIYLDIDYQDGNRPFTIDRQKFPNFEGMIKDLGSEGFKVIAITDLHLKKEAGYAPYEQGHAGDHFVKNPDGSEYVGVVWPGESVFPDFTLSRSREWWGTLYKDFVGMGIRGFWNDMNEPAIFQREDKTMPLATRHRMDDGSVLDHRAVHNVFGMLNARATYEGLRRLRPEERPFVLTRAAYAGAWRYTATWTGDNSSSWNHFRLTVPTLLGLGISGYALVGNDVGGFWGDPSPDLLTRWTQLGVFTPLFRNHTTKGTRDQEPWVHGSRHEAIRRRYIELRYRLLPYVYTVTEEAARTGVPIMRPMFLEYPDEADFYKKDYYQFLFGRDLLVAPPAYEFLSTYDVQLPKGDWFDYWTGQRVAGGKVIQVTPPLDTLPVYVRAGAILPQQPVVQHSDEIPDGPLEVRVYPGPDCRGSLYVDDGKTFAYTHGEYYRVEHTCAVSPDSLRVSLGAPEGTFAPWWKNVQVEVFGVERRPRGVMLGETPLHDWSYDPAQRKLVLFVPEIGRAQELRVSY; translated from the coding sequence ATGACGAAGCGGGCTGGAACGTTCCTGCTGTTCCTACTATTGCCGGCCTTGCTCGTGCCACCAGCCGTGGCACAAGAGACCGTGCGGGCCAGCCGGGTGACGGGCGTTCGCGTCCTTCCCAACGGAGTCGAAGTGGCTTCAGGGAGAGCGCGATTGCGCGTCGTCGCGGTAGGTGATGCGGCCATCCGCGTGCGCCTGGCTCCCGAAGGCGTGTTCCCCAAGGAGCGCTCGTGGGCCGTGCTGCCCGAAGCGCTGGCGTCGGACGTGCGGGTCAACGTCGCGCAGTCCCGGGATGCGGTTGAGTTCGCGACCAGCCGGGTACGTGTGCGCGTGACCCGGGCGCCGCTGCGCGTCGTGTTCCTTGATCCGGACGGAAAAACGGTCCTGGAAGACTCGCCCTCGCGTCCGATTTCATGGGGCCCCTGGGGCTTCCGGGTGTGGAAGACCATGCCGGAGGACGAACACTACTTCGGGCTGGGCGAGAAGGCGGGCGCCCTGGACCGCCGCAACCAGGCATTCACCATGTGGAACACGGATGCGTTCGGCTGGCAGGAATCGACCGATCCTCTTTACAAGAGCATCCCGTTCTTCCTTGCCATGCGGCAGGGGAAGGCGTACGGCCTGTTCCTGGACAATACCTGGCGCACGAGCTTCGATTTCGGCAAAGAGTCGCGGGACGCATATTCCTTCGGTTCCGACGGCGGCGAGCTGGACTACTTCTTTTTCTATGGCCCGCATCCGAAGCAGGTCGTGCAGGAGTTCGCGGCCCTCACCGGACGCACACCTCTGCCACCGCTGTGGGCGCTCGGTTACCAGCAGTGCCGCTACAGTTACTTCCCGGAGGCGCGGGTGCGGGAAATCGCACGCACCTTCCGGGAGAAGAAGATTCCCGCCGATGTCATCTACCTGGACATCGACTACCAGGACGGCAACCGGCCGTTCACCATCGACCGGCAGAAGTTCCCGAACTTCGAAGGCATGATCAAAGACCTGGGTTCGGAGGGTTTCAAGGTCATCGCCATTACCGACCTGCATCTGAAAAAGGAAGCGGGCTACGCGCCCTACGAGCAGGGCCACGCCGGCGACCACTTCGTCAAGAATCCAGACGGCTCGGAATACGTGGGCGTGGTGTGGCCGGGAGAAAGCGTGTTTCCGGACTTCACGCTCTCCCGCAGCCGCGAGTGGTGGGGGACGCTGTACAAGGATTTCGTGGGCATGGGCATTCGAGGCTTCTGGAATGACATGAATGAACCCGCCATCTTCCAGCGTGAAGACAAGACCATGCCGCTCGCCACCCGGCATCGCATGGACGACGGAAGCGTGCTCGACCATCGCGCCGTCCACAACGTCTTCGGGATGCTGAACGCGCGCGCCACCTATGAGGGCCTGCGGCGGCTGCGACCGGAGGAGCGCCCGTTTGTGCTCACCCGCGCGGCCTACGCCGGGGCCTGGCGCTATACGGCGACCTGGACCGGTGATAACAGCAGCTCCTGGAACCACTTCCGACTCACGGTCCCCACGCTGCTGGGCCTCGGCATCTCCGGCTATGCGCTGGTGGGCAACGACGTGGGAGGGTTCTGGGGCGATCCCTCGCCCGACCTGCTGACTCGCTGGACGCAATTGGGTGTGTTCACTCCCCTCTTTCGCAATCACACCACGAAGGGAACGCGGGACCAGGAACCCTGGGTGCATGGATCCAGGCACGAGGCCATCCGGCGGCGTTACATCGAGCTCCGCTACCGCCTGCTGCCGTACGTCTATACGGTGACCGAGGAAGCGGCTCGCACAGGTGTGCCGATCATGCGGCCCATGTTCCTCGAGTACCCCGACGAAGCGGATTTCTACAAGAAGGACTATTACCAGTTCCTGTTCGGACGCGACCTGCTGGTGGCGCCTCCGGCCTACGAATTCTTGAGCACCTATGACGTGCAGCTTCCCAAGGGCGACTGGTTCGACTACTGGACCGGACAACGCGTAGCAGGGGGAAAAGTTATCCAGGTAACTCCCCCGCTGGACACTCTGCCGGTGTACGTCCGTGCCGGCGCCATCCTGCCGCAGCAGCCCGTCGTGCAGCACTCGGACGAGATCCCCGACGGTCCGCTGGAGGTGCGCGTCTATCCGGGTCCGGACTGCCGTGGCTCGCTGTATGTGGACGACGGAAAGACTTTTGCCTACACCCATGGTGAGTATTACCGGGTTGAACACACCTGCGCTGTCTCTCCCGATTCCCTGCGCGTGAGCCTGGGCGCGCCGGAGGGCACCTTTGCGCCCTGGTGGAAGAACGTGCAGGTCGAAGTGTTCGGAGTGGAGCGCCGTCCTCGCGGTGTGATGCTGGGCGAAACTCCGTTGCACGATTGGAGTTACGATCCCGCGCAGCGGAAGCTGGTATTGTTTGTCCCTGAGATCGGCCGGGCCCAGGAACTTCGAGTGAGCTACTAG
- a CDS encoding zf-HC2 domain-containing protein — protein sequence MVNINCDHVRREVSNYLEGDLDPALRAEIERHLEQCRHCAAEYDATRNIVVLLADERVFTLPAGFRQRLHARLERELKSLEK from the coding sequence ATGGTGAACATCAACTGCGACCACGTCCGCCGCGAGGTCTCCAACTACCTCGAGGGCGACCTCGATCCCGCCCTGCGCGCCGAGATCGAGAGGCACCTGGAACAGTGCCGCCACTGTGCCGCCGAATACGACGCCACCCGCAACATCGTCGTCCTGCTCGCTGACGAGCGCGTGTTCACCCTCCCCGCCGGCTTCCGCCAGCGCCTGCACGCCCGGCTGGAACGTGAGTTGAAGTCGCTCGAGAAGTAG
- a CDS encoding sigma-70 family RNA polymerase sigma factor, with translation MNQTRTDWRDSPQTEARQRESLLIERVLRGEKDCFYDLIRPYEGHVYVAAFSILKNQADAEDVTQETFLKAFRHLKEFRGESRFHTWLVRIAINEARMRYRKDRRHLYDSLDETADDEQEAPHQRLADWREVPSQALERTEVREAVARAIEQLPETYREVLLLRDAQQLSIAETAEVLGVTPATVKIRLFRARVRMRKLLAPELARSLRGREEFEKGRKPW, from the coding sequence GTGAACCAGACGCGGACGGATTGGAGGGACTCGCCGCAAACCGAGGCGCGGCAGAGGGAGAGCCTTCTCATCGAGCGCGTTCTTCGCGGAGAGAAGGACTGCTTCTACGACCTGATCCGACCCTATGAGGGCCACGTCTACGTAGCGGCGTTCTCGATACTTAAAAACCAGGCCGATGCCGAAGATGTGACGCAGGAAACTTTCTTGAAGGCGTTTCGCCACCTCAAGGAGTTTCGTGGCGAATCGCGTTTTCACACCTGGCTGGTACGCATTGCGATCAACGAAGCCCGCATGCGCTACCGCAAGGATCGGCGACACCTGTACGACTCGCTCGATGAGACGGCCGACGACGAACAGGAAGCGCCGCATCAACGCCTGGCGGACTGGCGGGAAGTGCCTTCCCAGGCGTTGGAACGCACTGAGGTGCGCGAGGCCGTCGCCCGTGCCATCGAACAGTTGCCGGAGACATACCGGGAGGTGCTTCTGTTGCGCGACGCACAGCAGCTCTCCATAGCGGAAACCGCCGAGGTCCTGGGCGTGACCCCGGCCACGGTGAAGATCCGCTTGTTCCGGGCCCGCGTGCGGATGCGGAAGCTGCTCGCGCCCGAATTGGCGCGGAGCTTGCGCGGTCGGGAGGAGTTCGAGAAGGGCAGGAAACCATGGTGA
- a CDS encoding phosphoribosyltransferase, whose product MSFYDRADAGRRLAALLTQYRRRPDVVVLALPRGGVAVGFEVATALEVPLDVFLVRKLGVPFQPELAMGAIASGGTRVLNPLVTDALAIAPEVLESVIAREQDELERRERVYRQGRPKLDVKGKTAILVDDGIATGSTMRAAVLALREQGVKEIVVAVPVAPQSALAELGSLADELVCVLEPSEFLAIGEWYQDFSQLTDEDVNELLRQAAQPAAKAG is encoded by the coding sequence ATGTCCTTCTATGACCGCGCCGATGCCGGCCGCCGGTTGGCTGCCCTCCTGACGCAGTATCGCCGTCGCCCCGACGTGGTGGTGCTGGCCCTACCTCGGGGCGGAGTCGCCGTGGGCTTCGAGGTGGCTACCGCGCTGGAAGTGCCTCTGGATGTGTTCCTCGTGCGCAAGCTGGGCGTGCCGTTTCAACCGGAATTGGCCATGGGCGCCATCGCTTCCGGCGGCACGCGTGTGCTCAACCCGCTGGTGACGGATGCACTCGCCATCGCGCCGGAGGTCCTTGAGTCTGTGATCGCGCGCGAACAGGACGAACTGGAACGGCGCGAGCGGGTCTATCGGCAAGGTCGGCCCAAGCTTGACGTCAAGGGCAAGACGGCCATCCTAGTGGATGACGGTATCGCCACCGGATCGACCATGCGCGCCGCGGTCCTGGCGCTGCGCGAACAGGGAGTCAAGGAGATTGTGGTGGCCGTGCCGGTGGCGCCGCAGTCCGCCCTGGCCGAACTGGGCAGCCTGGCGGATGAACTGGTGTGCGTCCTCGAACCGAGCGAGTTTCTGGCCATCGGCGAGTGGTACCAGGATTTCTCCCAGCTGACCGATGAAGACGTGAACGAATTGCTGCGGCAAGCGGCTCAGCCGGCGGCCAAGGCCGGATGA
- a CDS encoding SRPBCC family protein produces MNARGTSLLLGGLGLGAGLMYLFDPDRGRRRRARVRDRAVGALHDLEQSAGKTARDLAHRGQGLLAHARAVFEPEQAVEPDVLEQRVRSEIGRVVSHPGSIDVTCYDGNVVLTGLILQEEIHPLLDAVRRVKGVKSTTDWLCEVPGAEHISALQGGVPRTGRRFELLQENWSPATRLLAGVAGGLLAAWGARRRDLTSLASATAGVALLARAWTNTDLRRLLGVGRYAAPIALQKTLRIDAPVADLFEFWRNPENYPRVFAHVREVKKVGENLYHWSVAGPAGSHVGWEGTITRLVPNELLEFRSVAGSLVENAGVVRLDPNYDGSTRLHIRMSYRPPAGLVGHWIAELFGADPKSALDDDLARLKSLFERGKTRAHGETVTRQQLQPQLKKAAAAGPMDLMAST; encoded by the coding sequence ATGAACGCGCGAGGGACCTCGCTGCTGCTGGGCGGCCTGGGCCTGGGTGCGGGCCTCATGTACCTGTTCGACCCGGACCGCGGCCGAAGACGCCGGGCGCGCGTTCGTGACCGTGCCGTGGGCGCCTTGCACGACCTGGAGCAGTCCGCCGGCAAGACGGCCCGCGACCTGGCGCATCGCGGCCAGGGACTGCTGGCGCACGCGCGCGCGGTGTTCGAGCCGGAACAGGCGGTGGAGCCCGATGTGCTCGAACAGCGGGTACGCAGCGAGATCGGGCGTGTCGTCTCACATCCCGGGTCAATCGATGTGACCTGCTACGACGGCAACGTCGTGTTGACGGGCCTCATCCTGCAGGAGGAGATCCATCCTTTGCTCGATGCGGTGCGACGCGTCAAAGGGGTGAAGTCCACCACGGACTGGCTGTGCGAGGTGCCGGGCGCGGAGCACATCTCGGCGCTGCAGGGCGGAGTGCCGCGTACCGGCCGCCGCTTCGAACTGCTGCAGGAGAACTGGTCGCCGGCCACGCGACTGCTGGCAGGAGTGGCGGGGGGCCTGCTGGCTGCCTGGGGCGCGCGACGCCGGGATCTGACCAGTCTGGCAAGCGCCACCGCCGGCGTGGCCCTGCTGGCACGCGCCTGGACCAACACCGACCTGCGCCGGCTGCTGGGCGTGGGCCGCTACGCCGCTCCCATTGCTCTGCAGAAGACGCTGCGCATCGACGCGCCGGTGGCCGACCTGTTCGAGTTCTGGCGGAACCCGGAGAACTACCCGCGTGTGTTTGCCCACGTCCGTGAAGTAAAGAAGGTGGGTGAGAACCTCTACCACTGGAGCGTCGCCGGACCGGCCGGCAGTCACGTGGGCTGGGAAGGCACCATCACCCGTCTGGTACCGAACGAACTGCTGGAGTTCCGCAGCGTGGCCGGATCGCTGGTGGAGAATGCCGGGGTCGTGCGGCTGGATCCCAACTACGACGGCAGCACGCGGCTGCACATCCGCATGTCCTACCGACCGCCGGCAGGTCTGGTGGGCCATTGGATCGCCGAACTGTTCGGCGCCGATCCCAAGAGCGCTCTGGATGATGACTTGGCACGTCTGAAGTCGCTGTTCGAACGCGGTAAGACGCGGGCGCACGGAGAAACCGTCACGCGCCAGCAATTGCAGCCGCAACTCAAGAAGGCGGCGGCCGCCGGTCCCATGGACCTGATGGCCAGCACCTAG
- a CDS encoding DUF5335 family protein: MDVTRETAPEPGRQRNGQQIVTREVPRREWPAFFDMFGRQHQSWLVTVELFGPEIGAQVEVRDRPLGGITAELGHGRDDSIVLFLGAMPSELTHIVNRPTHVWLKQTTAGVDQAVAIERDGGPTTLLRLRSPMLLEMVDDFVVWGR, from the coding sequence ATGGACGTCACGAGAGAGACCGCCCCGGAGCCGGGGCGACAGCGCAACGGACAGCAAATTGTCACCCGCGAGGTACCACGGCGGGAGTGGCCCGCTTTCTTCGACATGTTCGGCCGCCAGCATCAGTCCTGGCTGGTGACGGTGGAGTTGTTCGGACCGGAGATTGGAGCCCAGGTCGAAGTACGAGACCGCCCTCTGGGTGGCATCACGGCCGAACTCGGTCACGGCCGGGACGACTCGATCGTACTGTTCCTCGGCGCCATGCCCAGCGAGCTGACGCACATCGTGAACCGGCCCACACACGTGTGGTTGAAGCAGACCACTGCCGGCGTCGACCAGGCTGTGGCGATCGAACGCGACGGCGGGCCGACCACGCTTCTCCGCTTGCGATCGCCGATGCTGTTGGAGATGGTGGACGATTTCGTGGTTTGGGGGCGTTGA
- a CDS encoding dienelactone hydrolase family protein — protein MADVIRSKPTASRVVRVPAGRALLEGNLNLPANATGIVLFVHGSGSSRYSPRNRHVAEILNRARLATLLFDLLMPEEEEVDEYSTELRFDIPLLSQRVVQAIEWTTRHPETRWLRLGCFGASTGAAAALVAAAELPEAVQAVVSRGGRPDLAGDALGRVRTPTLLIVGGADREVLELNRGAMERLQGVKELKVVPGATHLFEEPGALDNVAGLARDWFLQYLAGAGSQAA, from the coding sequence ATGGCCGATGTAATCCGATCAAAACCGACGGCATCCCGCGTGGTCCGGGTACCGGCAGGACGCGCGCTGCTGGAAGGCAACCTGAACCTGCCTGCGAACGCCACGGGCATCGTGTTGTTCGTGCATGGCAGCGGCAGCAGCCGGTACAGCCCGCGCAACCGCCACGTGGCCGAGATCCTCAACCGTGCCCGGCTGGCCACGCTGCTCTTCGACCTGCTGATGCCGGAGGAGGAAGAGGTGGACGAGTACAGCACGGAACTGCGCTTCGATATTCCGCTGCTCTCGCAGCGGGTGGTTCAGGCGATCGAGTGGACCACGCGGCACCCCGAGACGCGCTGGCTGCGACTGGGTTGTTTCGGCGCGAGCACCGGGGCGGCCGCAGCCTTGGTCGCGGCGGCGGAGTTGCCGGAAGCAGTGCAGGCGGTCGTGTCGCGCGGAGGGCGTCCGGACCTGGCCGGAGACGCGCTGGGCCGTGTGCGCACTCCCACCCTGCTGATCGTCGGCGGCGCGGATCGCGAGGTCCTCGAGCTGAACCGCGGTGCCATGGAACGGCTTCAGGGCGTGAAAGAACTCAAGGTAGTTCCGGGAGCCACGCATCTGTTCGAGGAGCCCGGCGCGCTCGATAACGTAGCCGGACTGGCGCGCGACTGGTTCCTGCAGTACCTGGCAGGGGCCGGCAGCCAGGCCGCGTAA
- a CDS encoding ribonuclease HI family protein codes for MSDLVAYVDGGSHGNPGPSGIGVVLEGSGEGTIRIARWIGRQDNNVAEYMALLEALQLAVALKARTLHVYSDSEVVVRQMRGEYACLSSRLYSLNWTCRKLARFLDFSIAHVRREHNTEANHLALSAVRARLQ; via the coding sequence ATGTCCGATCTCGTAGCCTACGTGGATGGCGGCTCGCACGGAAATCCCGGACCCTCGGGTATCGGCGTGGTGCTTGAGGGTTCCGGCGAAGGCACCATCCGCATCGCGCGCTGGATCGGCCGCCAGGACAACAACGTCGCCGAATATATGGCGCTGCTGGAAGCTCTGCAACTCGCCGTCGCGCTCAAGGCCCGCACCCTTCACGTGTACTCCGACTCGGAGGTCGTCGTGCGGCAGATGCGCGGGGAATACGCCTGCCTGAGTTCGCGCCTCTATTCCCTGAACTGGACGTGCCGCAAGCTAGCGCGCTTCCTGGATTTCTCCATCGCGCACGTGCGCCGCGAGCACAATACCGAGGCCAATCATCTGGCGCTCTCTGCCGTTCGTGCAAGGCTGCAGTAA
- a CDS encoding universal stress protein — translation MTGDAEPVPPFRNILFATDFSGESRAALPYALALARRYDAKLFLAHVIVPEEETLRDGEEARRAAQLLMEEIEKEAQGANVPTQTLLACGSIHVRLCELVRQHQVDLIVTGTHGRTGWKRLVLGSTAEEIFRCAPCPALTVGPKAITRAHLPDVQHILCATDFSPESSHAARYAHALARAYDARITMLHVLPGLLASNPEAEKLAHIFVEEMRRQLPGVIPGKTYLECRLAFGEPSEEIFRMREASQADLVVLGARRAGRYATHLLGGVAYRVVARAECPVLIVPS, via the coding sequence ATGACGGGCGATGCCGAGCCGGTTCCTCCCTTCCGAAACATCCTGTTCGCGACGGATTTCTCCGGCGAGTCGCGGGCGGCCCTGCCCTACGCCCTCGCGCTGGCGCGCCGTTACGACGCCAAGCTGTTCTTGGCGCACGTAATCGTTCCTGAAGAAGAGACCTTGCGGGACGGTGAAGAGGCTCGCCGCGCCGCCCAGCTCCTGATGGAGGAAATCGAAAAGGAAGCCCAGGGAGCCAACGTGCCTACGCAAACCCTCCTGGCCTGCGGCTCCATTCACGTGCGTTTGTGCGAGCTGGTCCGGCAGCATCAGGTGGACCTCATTGTCACCGGCACGCATGGTCGCACCGGCTGGAAACGTTTGGTGCTGGGTTCCACCGCCGAAGAAATCTTCCGCTGCGCGCCTTGCCCGGCGCTCACGGTGGGGCCGAAAGCCATCACTCGCGCGCACCTGCCTGACGTGCAGCACATCCTCTGCGCCACGGATTTTTCTCCGGAGTCGAGCCACGCTGCGCGCTACGCCCACGCGCTGGCGCGGGCGTATGACGCGCGCATCACCATGCTGCACGTGTTGCCGGGATTGCTGGCGTCCAACCCGGAGGCGGAAAAGCTGGCGCACATCTTCGTGGAGGAGATGCGCCGCCAGCTTCCCGGCGTGATCCCGGGCAAGACCTATCTGGAGTGCCGGCTGGCCTTCGGGGAGCCGTCGGAGGAGATCTTCCGCATGCGCGAAGCCAGCCAGGCCGATCTGGTCGTCCTCGGGGCGCGCCGGGCCGGCCGCTACGCCACCCATCTGCTGGGCGGGGTGGCGTACCGGGTGGTGGCCAGGGCGGAGTGCCCCGTGCTCATCGTGCCTTCCTAG
- a CDS encoding universal stress protein has product MQVVDSKTQIALKNILFATDFSTCSETALHYAAAMARRYGSKLHVTHVLLPEAFLMAPPEGYVLGPPRAPISYDKVRAQAEADMAVLSQSPLLSGIRFETILGEGEVSAVLWKVMQERDIDLIVLGTHGRKGFERLILGSVAESVFRTSPCPVLTVGPKVCTEPPTQFALKNILFATDLSGGAEQVIPYAVSLAQEFHAHLLLLHVEPNGKTFSFDRYMAEEVGQKRLLEMVPQCNADLWCKPLVAFGDPAEQIVEKALEQGADLIVMGARHTAFTGVATHVGGGTAHKVLLEAPCPVLTIRH; this is encoded by the coding sequence ATGCAAGTCGTCGACTCCAAAACGCAAATCGCACTCAAGAACATCCTGTTCGCAACCGATTTTTCTACCTGCTCGGAGACGGCGCTGCACTACGCTGCGGCCATGGCACGGCGCTACGGCTCCAAGCTGCACGTCACCCATGTTCTGCTGCCGGAAGCCTTCCTGATGGCGCCACCGGAGGGCTATGTGCTGGGCCCGCCGCGCGCTCCAATCTCTTACGACAAGGTGCGCGCACAAGCGGAAGCCGACATGGCGGTGCTGTCCCAGTCCCCGCTGCTGAGCGGCATCCGATTCGAAACCATCCTGGGGGAAGGCGAAGTTTCGGCCGTGCTCTGGAAGGTGATGCAGGAGCGGGATATCGACCTGATCGTGCTGGGCACGCACGGACGGAAAGGCTTCGAGCGCCTGATTCTGGGCTCGGTGGCCGAGTCCGTGTTCCGCACCTCGCCCTGCCCGGTGCTGACGGTCGGGCCGAAGGTGTGCACCGAACCACCCACACAGTTCGCGCTCAAGAACATCCTGTTTGCCACTGATCTTTCCGGTGGAGCGGAGCAGGTGATTCCCTACGCGGTATCCCTGGCGCAGGAATTCCATGCGCACCTGCTGCTGCTGCACGTGGAGCCCAACGGCAAGACCTTCTCCTTCGACCGGTACATGGCGGAGGAAGTCGGACAGAAGCGGCTGCTGGAGATGGTCCCACAGTGCAACGCCGATCTGTGGTGCAAGCCGCTGGTCGCGTTCGGCGACCCGGCCGAGCAGATTGTGGAGAAGGCGCTCGAGCAGGGCGCGGACCTCATCGTGATGGGCGCGCGCCACACGGCGTTCACCGGCGTGGCCACACACGTGGGCGGAGGCACCGCGCACAAGGTGTTGCTGGAAGCGCCCTGCCCGGTGCTGACCATCCGGCACTAG